Proteins found in one Alteromonas macleodii genomic segment:
- the cyoE gene encoding heme o synthase translates to MTSTYKRYLSVTKPGIIMGNAISVTGGFLLASRGEIDYWLLLATLIGLSLVVASGCVINNCIDRDIDGKMQRTANRVTVTGELPLLTAMLHGAVLGIAGFGLLALYTNFTAVFFAAFGYVIYVGVYSLYMKRNSVYGTFVGSLSGAVPPVVGYCAASGQFDTAAAILLGMFSIWQMPHSYAIAIFRYNDYKAADIPVLPVSQGIAKAKRHIVLHIALFALVVMLLPLSGYTGIGFLTVAFATSLWWLLMALRGYRPDINVEGWAKRVFGFSIVNITLLSVAMSVDYHTSVNSLFAITL, encoded by the coding sequence ATGACCTCTACTTATAAACGTTACCTGTCAGTCACTAAGCCCGGCATCATAATGGGCAATGCTATTTCAGTAACGGGTGGTTTCTTGCTAGCGTCCCGTGGCGAAATAGATTATTGGTTGCTGCTTGCCACGCTTATCGGTTTGTCGCTGGTGGTGGCGTCGGGGTGCGTAATTAACAACTGCATTGACCGAGACATAGACGGAAAAATGCAGCGCACCGCAAATCGGGTTACGGTGACAGGCGAGTTGCCATTACTTACTGCAATGTTGCACGGTGCAGTGCTAGGCATCGCCGGGTTTGGTTTGTTAGCACTTTACACCAACTTTACCGCCGTATTTTTTGCCGCCTTTGGCTACGTTATTTATGTGGGTGTGTACAGCCTGTATATGAAGCGGAACTCGGTATATGGCACGTTTGTAGGCAGTCTTTCCGGTGCTGTTCCACCTGTAGTTGGTTATTGCGCGGCGAGCGGTCAGTTTGATACGGCCGCAGCTATTTTGCTGGGAATGTTCAGTATTTGGCAAATGCCCCATTCTTACGCCATCGCTATCTTTAGGTATAACGACTACAAGGCGGCGGATATTCCCGTATTGCCTGTATCCCAAGGTATTGCGAAAGCAAAACGCCATATTGTTCTTCATATTGCATTATTTGCTTTGGTCGTAATGCTGCTTCCGCTTAGCGGTTATACGGGCATTGGCTTTTTAACGGTTGCTTTCGCAACTAGCCTTTGGTGGTTATTAATGGCACTGCGTGGGTACAGACCCGACATCAACGTAGAGGGCTGGGCAAAACGAGTATTTGGTTTTTCCATTGTAAATATAACGCTGTTATCTGTTGCTATGTCAGTGGACTACCACACGTCAGTGAACAGTTTATTTGCTATTACACTGTAA